A window of the Aspergillus flavus chromosome 6, complete sequence genome harbors these coding sequences:
- a CDS encoding putative malate dehydrogenase, whose product MSKHLSRFSHHPRAASGPLECPYEGRDIITSCQFNKGSAFSEEERNVFKLHGLLPPNIQTLEEQVQRAFQQYKSRPDALAKNTFMASMKAQNEVLYYKLIQTHLKEMFSVIYTPTEGDAIQNYSRLFRRPEGCFLNIKDQDRIEECLCNFGRGIDVDYIVVSDGEEILGIGDQGVGSILISVAKLVLATLCAGIHPSRQLPVVLDCGTDNKDLLNDELYLGLRQPRVRGDEYDRFVEKFVTTARKMFPKAYIHFEDFGLHNASRLLNQYRPHIPCFNDDIQGTGCVTLAALMAAFHVSNIGLADVRVVVFGSGSAGTGIAKQVADTIATDTGRTKQEASAQIWCLDKPGILLKSLGDQLTAAQAPFARDDNEWPKEKGTDLLSVVKEVKPHVLIGTSTKPKAFTENIIREMAKHVEHPIVFPLSNPTRLHEASPEDINHWTEGRALMATGSPFPPVERNGVEYEVAECNNSTCFPGIGLGAVLSRTQILSDKMLVAAARALASQSPALQDPNRPLLPDVENVREISVHIARAIIETAIEEGYAQEKDIPSHEEELEEWIRVQMWEPIYRPLVKAGEK is encoded by the exons ATGTCGAAGCATTTGTCCAGATTTAGTCACCACCCACGCGCAGCTTCTGGGCCTCTAGAGTGTCCCTATGAG GGCAGAGATATCATAACGTCATGCCAGTTTAACAAAGGCTCTGCATtcagtgaagaagaaaggaatgTTTTCAAGCTGCATGGTCTATTGCCTCCGAACATCCAAACTTTGGAAGAGCAGGTCCAACGGGCATTTCAACAATATAAGAGCCGTCCCGATGCTTTGGCTAAAAATACTTTCATGGCAAGCATGAAGGCGCAAAATGAGGTTCTATACTACAAA CTGATACAAACTCATCTGAAAGAGATGTTTAGTGTGATATACACACCCACGGAAGGTGACGCAATTCAAAATTACTCCCGCTTATTCAGAAGGCCAGAGGGCTGCTTcttaaatataaaagacCAGGATAGGATTGAAGAGTGTCTTTGCAATTTTGGCCGCGGCATAGATGTTGATTACATCGTCGTTAGTGATGGCGAGGAA ATACTGGGCATCGGAGACCAAGGTGTCGGATCCATATTAATTTCCGTCGCTAAGCTGGTCCTCGCGACATTATGTGCTGGAATTCACCCTTCTCGACAGCTGCCTGTAGTTCTAGATTGTGGCACAGAT AACAAAGACCTACTCAACGATGAGTTATATTTGGGCCTTCGACAGCCGCGTGTCAGAGGCGATGAATACGATCGATTTGTGGAAAAGTTTGTGACAACTGCCAGGAAGATGTTTCCTAAAGCGTACATCCACTT CGAAGACTTTGGCCTCCATAATGCTAGCAGGCTTCTAAATCAGTATCGACCACATATCCCTTGTTTCAATGATGATATTCAGGGAACAGGATGTGTGACTCTGGCGGCATTAATGGCGGCTTTTCATGTCAGTAATATCGGACTAGCAGATGTGCGTGTAGTGGTCTTTGGCTCGGGCTCAGCTGGTACTGGAATTGCGAAACAAGTCGCCGATACCATTGCTACGGACACTGGCAGAACAAAGCAAGAAGCTTCAGCACAGATTTG GTGTCTTGATAAGCCAGGTATTTTGCTCAAGTCTCTTGGTGACCAACTTACCGCAGCTCAAGCACCATTTGCACGGGATGACAACGAGTGGcccaaggagaagggcacAGATTTACTTTCAGTTGTGAAGGAGGTAAAACCGCATGTCTTGATTGGCACGTCAACGAAGCCAAAGGCATTCACAGAAAACATTATCCGGGAGATGGCGAAGCACGTTGAACATCCTATCGTCTTTCCCTTAAGCAACCCTACACGATTACATGAGGCTTCCCCGGAGGACATTAACCACTGGACAGAAGGTCGAGCTTTAATGGCCACTGGGAGTCCATTCCCTCCCGTTGAGCGTAATGGAGTAGAATACGAAGTAG CGGAGTGCAATAATTCAACCTGCTTTCCTGGCATCGGCCTTGGGGCAGTTCTATCTCGGACGCAGATCCTCTCTGACAAGATGTTGGTGGCAGCCGCCAGAGCGTTAGCTTCTCAGTCTCCGGCGCTACAGGATCCAAACAggcctcttcttccggaTGTTGAGAATGTGCGCGAGATCAGCGTGCATATTGCTCGGGCAATCATCGAGACAGCAATCGAGGAAGGATATgcccaagaaaaagatattcCGAGTCATGAggaagagttggaggagTGGATCCGTGTGCAGATGTGGGAGCCCATTTATAGGCCGCTTGTCAAGGCAGGAGAAAAGTAA
- a CDS encoding glycine-rich protein produces MKIASISAILLLPNAAIGIPRSDLAEDVVFVPKSHEPVYLEKRRGGGGGQGGGGSGGGSGGRGGSGGSSSRTGSSSNSGGSSRSGSGPQPAYGRGSYYAGGARSPYTSGALSPLGIAPIILPATALAFFGGTWLYGAYAYPYNYHYQYVDQTSHHNASMPVVCLCEKYAECACDDNSERSYYESIFNGTQPANSSVAKIVEVNGTETIYINGTLPNGTTVADSSAPSGARTGIQTSGYWPMVALVASTIWGL; encoded by the exons ATGAAGATTGCCTCCATAAGtgccatccttcttctcccgaATGCAGCTATCGGTATCCCACGGTCAGATCTAGCCGAAGATGTGGTCTTTGTGCCTAAATCTCACGAACCCGTGTATTTAGAAAAACGGCGTggcggtggaggaggacAAGGGGGGGGAGGCAGCGGTGGTGGGAGTGGCGGGCGAGGAGGTAGTGGTGGTTCTTCATCAAGGACAGG CTCGTCTAGCAACTCTGGCGGCTCGTCTCGCAGTGGATCAGGGCCACAGCCCGCATATGGTAGAGGTTCTTACTACGCGGGTGGTGCTCGCAGTCCATATACCTCCGGTGCTCTATCGCCACTAGGAATAGCACCTATCATACTGCCAGCAACTGCTCTGGCATTCTTCGGTGGCACCTGGCTGTACGGAGCTTATGCTTATCCGTATAACTACCATTATCAATATGTGGATCAGACCTCACACCATAACGCATCGATGCCGGTAGTTTGTCTATGCGAGAAATACGCAGAATGTGCATGCGATGATAATTCGGAAAGATCGTATTATGAATCCATTTTTAACGGCACTCAACCTGCAAATTCCAGCGTCGCTAAAATCGTCGAAGTCAATGGCACTGAGACCATTTATATCAATGGCACGTTGCCTAATGGGACGACTGTTGCCGACTCATCTGCACCTTCTGGCGCTCGGACAGGGATCCAGACCAGTGGATATTGGCCAATGGTCGCCTTGGTCGCCAGTACCATTTGGGGGCTGTGA
- a CDS encoding putative mRNA processing protein (hypothetical protein Ao3042_06431), with amino-acid sequence MIATLGRLLATSTMTGEYTCGRCLQVLRRRVAAHGPVIGSQTTYNSRRIYRPSVFLVRSFGSRSDSRFTSKNLQGHVKRATTPSPCISTDVPHNVPQCVQRATSATSTYSPETRALLQPNNLFHPFSRSPSPSIRQRAAFIKQNAFCPHPSHQQTRAPVSPHDPESRKNQQSTSPPAHSHFECPDCGVPIYCSEGHWMDDFEAHLEICETIRQINEDDHDLHSGRFFPEFSYPGLQDDNFVINMTNWDTFLYTREFDAINHDRSMRQVTRMLTYPLTIGSVLHELSPYGVRKGGRLTVEGLKSVSALRYTLHPPKTGEGVDIQGLRLKAPPVRIFILGARAESSLPREVWLQLSYIFPRSLIHLIFIGPESMANRDTEFPLPERTPENPFGGIVEDRLGGQMKITTYVDYFHTMYKAQYFQPFDPYLDCIMLFHPGLGHPASSHEWEETLPQLLETKVPIISTGYTQWDMERDMNWVHEKCAGEFDILLEPGENIFRSLRWDLNDLDPHDVSCGNWGLWAFRGKRYEATFKG; translated from the exons CAGCACAATGACAGGCGAATATACCTGTGGACGTTGTCTACAGGTGCTCCGGCGAAGGGTTGCGGCTCATGGCCCTGTGATCGGATCGCAGACTACATATAACTCAAGGCGGATATACAGGCCATCGGTCTTCCTCGTGCGAAGCTTTGGTTCACGAAGCGACAGTCGCTTCACATCCAAAAATCTCCAAGGCCATGTCAAACGGGCCACTACGCCTTCCCCTTGTATTTCCACTGACGTACCACACAACGTTCCGCAATGTGTACAGCGGGCCACGTCCGCAACGTCGACTTACTCGCCAGAAACGCGTGCTTTGCTGCAGCCAAACAACTTGTTCCATCCTTTTTCTCGGTCACCTTCACCTTCGATTCGGCAACGTGCTGCCTTTATCAAACAAAACGCCTTTTGCCCTCACCCGAGTCACCAACAGACCCGTGCGCCAGTCTCCCCTCACGATCCCGAGTCGCGGAAAAACCAGCAAAGCACGAGTCCCCCAGCCCATTCGCACTTCGAATGCCCTGACTGCGGTGTCCCAATCTACTGCTCAGAAGGACACTGGATGGATGACTTTGAGGCACATTTGGAGATTTGTGAGACCATTAGACAGATAAACGAGGATGATCACGATCTCCACTCTGGTCGATTTTTCCCCGAGTTTTCTTATCCGGGCCTTCAGGATGATAACTTCGTCATCAACATGACGAATTGGGACACATTTCTATATACGCGAGAGTTTGATGCGATAAACCACGATCGGAGTATGCGCCAAGTGACTAGGATGCTCACTTACCCTCTTACAATTGGGAGTGTCTTGCACGAGCTGAGTCCTTACGGCGTTCGGAAAGGTGGGAGGCTTACAGTCGAGGGACTCAAGAGCGTGAGCG CGCTTCGATACACTCTGCACCCTCCCAAAACTGGAGAAGGAGTCGATATCCAAGGACTACGCTTGAAGGCCCCACCGGTTAGGATATTCATTCTGGGGGCGCGCGCCGAATCTTCTCTACCCCGTGAAGTCTGGCTTCAGCTCAGTTACATCTTCCCACGATCCCTCATCCATTTGATTTTTATCGGACCAGAGAGCATGGCCAATCGAGACACTGAGTTCCCACTTCCTGAACGGACGCCCGAGAACCCATTCGGAGGGATCGTGGAAGACAGACTTGGTGGGCAGATGAAGATTACAACGTACGTCGACTACTTCCACACCATGTACAAAGCACAATATTTCCAGCCATTCGATCCATATTTAGACTGCATCATGCTCTTCCACCCTGGTCTCGGACACCCGGCCAGCTCCCATGAATGGGAAGAAACGCTACCACAACTACTAGAGACAAAAGTCCCCATTATCAGCACTGGCTATACGCAGTGGGATATGGAGAGGGATATGAATTGGGTCCACGAGAAATGTGCCGGTGAATTTGATATCTTGTTGGAACCAGGCGAAAACATCTTTCGCAGTCTGAGATGGGACCTCAATGACTTGGATCCCCATGATGTCTCCTGCGGAAACTGGGGGTTGTGGGCATTCAGAGGGAAGAG ATACGAGGCGACGTTCAAGGGTTAA